CCATCGGTACTAGTCCCATAACGCTCTCTTTCTAAAAGATCTTTAAACAGAATCCTCTGTTTTGTTTTTTATATCTACGAAGCCAGCTTCTCGTAGAGCACGCTTCCAGTCTTCTCGCGCCGCATCTGCTCGCGAATCCGGTCCAGCCCGCCATCGTTCGACAGCCTGTCACGAAGCGTCTCCAGCGGCTCACGCGACTGAATCGAGAGCAGCAGCAACTCGCGCTCCAGATCCTCTTCGCTCAACGTGACGCCCTCCACCTCGGCGATGCGATCGAGGATCATCGAAACCTTCACCTCGTTCACCGCCAGGTCGCGCTGCGAGGCACGCAGCTGCTGAAAGTCCAGCTTGCGCATATCCTCCACCTTCATGCCCTGTTGCGCCAGAGCCCGCAGCCCGCGATCCAGCCGCGCCTCGATCTGCTGCTGTACAAACGCCTCGGGAACAGGGAACTGGAACTTCTCAATGAACTCGCCGAGCATCTTGTCCTTGGCGGCGCTCTCGAGCGCGCTCTTCTTGCGATCCGAAGCATGCTCGCGCAGCTTGTTCTCGAACTCCTCCCAGCTCTCGTAGTTACCCAGCTGCTTGGCGAACTCCGCATCGCGCTCCGGGAAGCTCTTGTATTTGATCCCCTTCACGGTCACGTCATAGCTCACCGTCTGGCCCGCAAGCCGCCGCTCGCCGAAGTCCGCCGGATATTCCACTTCGAACTTCAGCTCCTGCGCAGGCTTCGCTCCACGCAACGCTTCGTTGAAGGCAGCCAGTGTATTCTTTCCGCCAATCTCGATCAGCACATTCTCGCCCGTAATCGGCTCGGTGTTCGAGACGCTCTGCACGCCATCTGCGGTCACCGTCTGCGCCAGGTCTTTCACCTCGCCGCGAAACTGAATCTCCGCCCAGTCGCCGTCCACCAGAGGCCGATCCTCCTCCACCGGCTCGACCGTTGCATGGCCATCCAGCACGCGCGCCAACTCGGCACTGTACTCCTCATCGGTCAGCGCAGCCTCAGGCTTCGTCACCGAAACGTTGTCATAGCCGGCAACGTCGATCTCCGGCGCAACCTCAAACGCAGCCTTGAACTTCAACGGCTGTCCGTCGAACAGCTGCAGGTCCAGCAGCTGCGGCTCCGACACCGGGCGCAGCTGCTGCTCATCAATCGCCTTGCGGAAGCGCTCCGACACCAGGCTCTCCAGAACCTCCTGCCGAATCTCCTTCGCAAACTTCGAGCGCACCAGCGTCTCCGGCACCTTCCCGGCACGGAAGCCAGGAATCCTCGCCAGCTTCTGATACTTCTTCACCACGCTCTTGAAGCTCTTCGATACTTCATCAGCGCCAACCTCAACGTCGATCTCCCGGGTCAGCTCCGGGTTCAGCGCGGGTGCATGCTGATGGGTGTGCTCGTGATCGTGGTGGTCATGAGCGTGGTCATGATGCTCATGGTCATGCGTCGTCGTTACTTCTGGCTGCAGCTCTGCAGTCTCATTGGTCTCTGTCATCTCAGTCGGGGTCAAATCCATGCCTTCTAAAGTGCGCCTGTGTATGCCGCGCCGTCGCCGTTATCCTGACGAGCGCGAACCACGCCTCTTATCTACTGTACGAGTCCCGGTACGAGGGGGTCAAACCAGCGTCGCCCTTCGCGCCGTTCCGGATCTCCGCAAAGTCTCCGCAAACTCCGCCCCAAAACTCCAGACCCCGAAAATCCAACCCTAAAAGCGTTCCGGCTGGGCCGAATCTAAGGAAAATATCTCCAGCCTCACCCTCCACTGCGTGGA
The Edaphobacter lichenicola genome window above contains:
- the tig gene encoding trigger factor — encoded protein: MTETNETAELQPEVTTTHDHEHHDHAHDHHDHEHTHQHAPALNPELTREIDVEVGADEVSKSFKSVVKKYQKLARIPGFRAGKVPETLVRSKFAKEIRQEVLESLVSERFRKAIDEQQLRPVSEPQLLDLQLFDGQPLKFKAAFEVAPEIDVAGYDNVSVTKPEAALTDEEYSAELARVLDGHATVEPVEEDRPLVDGDWAEIQFRGEVKDLAQTVTADGVQSVSNTEPITGENVLIEIGGKNTLAAFNEALRGAKPAQELKFEVEYPADFGERRLAGQTVSYDVTVKGIKYKSFPERDAEFAKQLGNYESWEEFENKLREHASDRKKSALESAAKDKMLGEFIEKFQFPVPEAFVQQQIEARLDRGLRALAQQGMKVEDMRKLDFQQLRASQRDLAVNEVKVSMILDRIAEVEGVTLSEEDLERELLLLSIQSREPLETLRDRLSNDGGLDRIREQMRREKTGSVLYEKLAS